Genomic segment of Salvia splendens isolate huo1 chromosome 12, SspV2, whole genome shotgun sequence:
cactctctataattcaatacactctCTATAATTCAAGTAGTGTTTTCcctataattcaatacactctcttccaatttaaatgctcaagtccaatattaagtattgatattttaaaaatcaaaaggtttaactttaagtagtgtttattaatttttgtaaataaaatatattcattataagttgtaatttttagtctaattcaaatttattatcaataaaattgtaattttcaccttattgtttgaaatttgtttaagcatattttatacataataaagactaaaaagtcaaaaaaaaaattactccatacttaaagttggatttgatttttaaaatgccaATACTTGGATGATAGtatattggattttatttaatttagaagatagtatattgaattattctcttttatagttacacattttggatgtgttactctttatttcaatgtgggataaaagtctttatttataagtatattatagatcgtccatcattcttcgtctatattaatactctatcttctattattataatttaacaacaaatattattacataaactattattcattagttctttatcattaatgatttgcttaggtttataaatttgtgtatatgttaactaataaataatattatacacattgaaagaataattcttatacaaattgtataaacctaacaacaattattatacaaataaatattttctatatacaaatcatatttctcaataattctttatttttatcaatcaagaatatatttgaataataattttgtttatatatattatacaaacacatgaagaaaagtagaagataaaagaaagtttcgtatcccacattggaaaaagatgaatgaatgctctaaacatgtagttacaaaagaaaatacttcaacatattttgtcacatatcgaaagtgaaacataaaacattcaaggatgtctctataaaagagaaacaaccaagaatgattttatcccacatcgaaggtggaacataaaacattcaaggatgtctctgtaaaagagaaacaaccaagaatggtttcataaatttacaagcccatcaaatatctatgggctattatgaatttcttgtattcatttattggtaaaaattgtttttaagtataaaaatcaatttttataaataaagagtattttttttaaaattttcggttgaaccgccggttcatgccaaaaaccggcggttttgaaccgcctcgtgaaccggcggttttttgaaccagaactggaaccgccgggacccttggcgggccggttccggttcatgcatatgatgaaccggaaccggcggttcggaaccgttgtgcatgcctaatGGAAATGATATTTTATAGTAGGGGTGCATCACTATTCAGTTAGTCGGTAACCGAATCGAATCGAATCGAGTAAGGTCGAAATTTTGAGTTACAGACTTACAGTTCAGTTTCGAATATTTTGGTTATCAGCTATAACTGAAAAACTGATCTATGAATTAAAAGATATATTAGTgtcaattatttataataaaagtgtACATAGCTAGTCTGGTGGTAAAGGGTGTTTagctttaattttttattatttactttgttttagtCATAAAAATCAGTCTAAAATCTGTTcttctagatagtatatgaagTTTTCATACAGTATTCAGTTTGCATATTAATCACCGTGATTTGATACACGTGTTTACCTTTAGCTATATTATAATAGCATGTATACTTGCAATCTATTTTAGTGATGACCAATTGTGCATCAGTTGTGAATAACTATTTAGATTTGAAATGACTTATACTTAATATACCGACTAAAAGATTTTATATAATCATGACTCTACTAATTAGTCTACAATGTAGAAGAGTGGTTATTTGATCTATCAATTATTTTATGCACCTCAATCAGAGCAATGTAGAGAATATGGAGTATATCAGTTCTACAGAAATTGCAACTATAAAATTTGCTTAAGCAGACTTTTGATTTGACGTTGATCTTCAACATTTAACCTCAATTCTTCCGCGAAATCTCATATTCTATTATTCGAATGTTTATAGGAAACATATTATGAAATCTAAGTAGTTGaataatagaagaaaaaaatgtgAACAACTAcaaagagaggaaaaaataaTGTACACTCTCTTTTATATGAGAACATGCATTCTCGCGTAGGAACGTTGGTGTGATTGATAAATTATGCAGCtatctattttattactattgtGGATCCTTAGGGATTTGGAGTGAGAATTCCAAACGATTTTTTGACTGATTAAATTTTGCTCAATTTAATATAAGTTCATTCAGAAATACTACTCTGTGTTATCGAAATTAACATTGACTCGCCCTCTAAATTTAAGGTTGTAAAATCCATTAATCAATTTAAgtcaatttattaaatattttatatataagtGATCTAATTTAAGAACAATATTTGTTATCCTAATCTACAAGACCAGGTTTGGGATAGTGAATTCACTACTAATATAGTATTACTAGTATATTCGATTATATATTGACTGCAGAAAAAATAAGGGTTATAtgacagactaaaaagaaaagtgtgacatctattatgagactgAAGGAGTACTACTTACTAGTATATTAGATTATATATTGACTGGAGTAAAAATAAGGGTCATTCACACGCAGTGCATGACTACCAATATAAAAACATATTTCCTCCGTTCCAGAAAAGTTGAACATTTGATTCaccacgaattttaatgcatgattagtaaagtaagagaaagagatAAAAGATATAATAAGTAGGGTTCATGGAGAATAGactccatattattagtagtgtagtataatggtataagtttgtagtaaataaaatgatgtgtaggtgTAATGTGCTATTTAACTATTTTAAAACTagaatgttcatatttttaggGACAAACTAATAAGGAATTGGGAGATTAACCATAACCAAATTTTACAATAAATGGAGGCTCTGtcatctatatatatttattactattacatATCATATTGTAAGGTAAATtgagtgaaaaaaataaaataatactatttccgtccaaaaaaagtactccctcagGTTCATAGTAATGGATGCGTTTCATTTCGGCACGCGATTTtagaaaaaatgtgttaagtgagttaagtatagaaagaataaagtaggaaatgaaaaaaatatagagaTTAAGGGAGAATAAACtaagagagagtaaattaaATGAGAATAAATGCGTTGGCTTTTACTAAAACCGTAAATGACTCCACTACCATGGAATgtatgaaaatgacaaaatgacttcaCTATTATAAAACAGACGGAGTAGTCTTTATCATAGGTGGCATACATAATgtaaaactgataaaataagaaatataagaaaaatgGTTCAAGTATTGATAATAGAAGGTGAGACCAAATTtagtagaaagaaaaaactaAAAGTAGATCATGTTAATCAATGAGTTTCAGGATTAATATCAAATGCGTCAGGTCATATATCTTCAACTATCCAAATACTCCGTAAATAAAATTCGAGGCTTGGCTCAACACCTAATGCAGTTATGCACGCTCAACtcgaataaaatattttcatatttcaaaGTGCAATTTAAATTTAGATGTGAAGTGGAAATTGAGAGTCACTAAGAATGCATAGACACATATACTCAtaatagttaaaaaaaaaacaaataaagtaaatataGGACATCGTTGCCTTCCTCAAcactacatatatttatatattccgATTAACATGCATGAAAATATCACCTCTTGTGATTAATCGAGAAGATCCTAGTCATTTTGTCCCAAACATTGATCCTATTGATCTGTGTGTCCGAAATTGCCATTTTTCTGGTTGTGTTCAACATGGATGAAGAGTACGATGTGATAGTGCTCGGAACCGGTCTCAAGGAGTGCATCCTCAGCGGTCTTCTCTCCGTCGATGGCCTTAAGGTTCCACATTACGTTCATTTCTGATCTCTTGCCCTCTTTGATTATTGAAATGCTAAATCGTTACCGATTTGTTAGtcattgatatttttaattttcgactTTTGGGATCATTTTTGCAATTCATTATGTTGCAATGGatcatttattttttcttctcttagaCTGGATTTAGTTTTTGATGTAGTGATGTAGATTAATGTTTTTGGTATTGATGTCAATCATATAATCCTGATATTTATATTATACTTCCTTCAGTCCTTTTATATTGCTTCATTCAAGAATAAGTAATGTCTATAACTACAAGTAGCATGTGTATGTGCTATTCTTAGTTATGATTTTACCTCTTATCTGTTTCTgtatattttaaacttttttattttacctcAAACCAATCtcttttttattgtatttcAATCTCATTATCTTTGCTAATAGGTTCTGCACATGGACCGCAACGACTACTATGGTGGGGAATCAACTTCACTAAATCTTATTCAGGTACTTCCCTTCCTTTCATTGAAATAAATTCCCAGCTTCACTAAAATCTCCAACTTGAAGTGATTGTACAATAGTATAAAGGAATCCTGCCCACAATCTTACTTTTTTAAATCTTTTTGACCACTTAGCTTTGGAAGAGGTTTAGGGGAAGTGACAAGCCTCCAGATAAATTGGGTGCTAGCAGAGAATATAATGTTGATATGATCCCAAAGGTTTGTGTTGTATACACTGGTCCTTTGAATTCAATATTGTTGTTTCGTTGCTAATGCTGCTACTTTAATTTACTTACAGTATATTATGGCAAATGGTGTTCTTGTTCGCGTCCTAATTCATACCGATGTAACTAAGTATTTGTCCTTCAAAGCTGTTGACGGTAGCTTTGTGTACAACAAAGGGAAGGTAACATACTGCTCTAAATTTTTAACCCTTCCACATATATTTGCAGTTGTTTCTACTTTCTATTTATATTTGTATCGGTAGATACATTATGCAATGATACTGATTGAATTACGTGGTAAATTTAACGCAATAGATTCATAAGGTGCCTGCAACTGATATGGAGGCCCTGAGATCTCCTCTCATGGGCATTTTTGAAAAAAGACGTGCAAGGAAATTTTTCATTTATGTCCAAGATTACAAAGAAAATGATCCCAAGACTCACGAAGGCATGGATTTGGCAAAAGTTACTACTAAAGAACTCATTGCGTATGCCCTCTAGAACtattgtttttatgttttgtgCAATGAAGCGGGATTTGTTTTCAAGGTTTATCAGGCACCATGTGAAGATTCTTCTTTGCTATTCTCATAGGGTGTATTGTTTTGTTCATAGAATAAGCACTCTTTATGAAAAACCTTTATATGGTTTGATACCCAAATATTGTTATATGCACACTTTGGTTTGGCTCTCACTTGTGTGATGAAGTGCTTTTCATTCACTTGTAAGTATTTAAAATATGTAATCTATCAAATTCCATGCAGAAAGTATGGCCTTGATGACAACACTGTTGACTTCATTGGTCATGCACTAGCTCTTCATAGAGATGACAATTACTTAAAGGAACCAGCATTAGACACTGTGAAAAGGATGAAGGTAATTCTTATTGTCATCTAAAGCAAGTTGcagtttatttttgttttgtttgttgtgtGATAGTTGTACATGACTTGTCACTAATATTTCCTTTTGATTGGTAGCTTTACGCAGAGTCTCTGGCTCGTTTCGCTGGAGGGTCACCATACATCTATCCTTTGTATGGTCTTGGAGAGCTTCCCCAGGTGTATCTCATCTCATTTTTCCTCAAACTCAATGCATTTCAAAATTCTGTCTTCCAAGACTTCCTCTAAAAATACTTTCATTGGTCATTACTGAAGTTACGTTTCGTTTACTTGTGACCAGGCGTTTGCTCGTCTAAGTGCTGTATATGGTGGAACCTACATGTTATGCAAACCTGAgtgcaaggtaattatttacaCTTACCCATTCCTCATCCTCAAATACTGTAATGGAGCTCATCTCATTTTTGGATGTCAAACTGGTGACTCATGTGCACTGGCATCaatattgtttttaatttcaGGTCGAGTTTGATG
This window contains:
- the LOC121757562 gene encoding guanosine nucleotide diphosphate dissociation inhibitor 2-like, coding for MDEEYDVIVLGTGLKECILSGLLSVDGLKVLHMDRNDYYGGESTSLNLIQLWKRFRGSDKPPDKLGASREYNVDMIPKYIMANGVLVRVLIHTDVTKYLSFKAVDGSFVYNKGKIHKVPATDMEALRSPLMGIFEKRRARKFFIYVQDYKENDPKTHEGMDLAKVTTKELIAKYGLDDNTVDFIGHALALHRDDNYLKEPALDTVKRMKLYAESLARFAGGSPYIYPLYGLGELPQAFARLSAVYGGTYMLCKPECKVEFDEEGKMCGVTSEGETAKSKKVVCDPSYLPNKVKKVGKVARAIAIMSHPIPNTNDSNSAQVILPQKQLGRKSDMYLFCCSYSHNVAPKGKYIAFVSTEAETDNPQSELKPGIDLLGPVDEIFFETYDRFEPANNPSLDNCFISTSYDATTHFESTVDDVLNMYTLITGKVLDLNVDLSAASAAEE